One window of Nocardia sp. NBC_00508 genomic DNA carries:
- a CDS encoding TetR/AcrR family transcriptional regulator, whose protein sequence is MTDAEDRPRANETRSRLLDAAAIAFAQRGFHGSTTRDITSIAGLSTAAIYVHHRSKEELLYQISKTGHQATLDLVRTAIGSAEDPTDQLIAVMHDFAEHHAKAHVIARVVNYELAALDAPHQQEIKDLRRDIHDELRSLIADGVETGVFNTPDPHMAATALLSLGVDIARWYHEDGSWSPEDIADFYADLALRIVGARRPSGTTSP, encoded by the coding sequence GTGACCGATGCCGAGGACCGCCCACGAGCGAACGAAACCCGCTCTCGACTACTCGACGCTGCCGCGATCGCCTTCGCGCAACGAGGCTTCCACGGGTCGACAACGCGCGATATCACTTCTATCGCAGGTTTGAGCACCGCGGCCATCTACGTGCACCATCGTTCCAAGGAAGAACTGCTCTATCAGATCTCGAAGACCGGGCATCAGGCCACGCTGGATCTGGTGCGTACCGCCATCGGCTCGGCCGAGGACCCCACCGATCAATTGATCGCGGTCATGCATGACTTCGCTGAACACCATGCCAAGGCTCATGTCATCGCTCGCGTGGTGAACTACGAACTCGCCGCCCTCGACGCGCCGCATCAGCAGGAGATCAAGGATCTCCGCCGCGACATTCACGACGAGCTCCGCAGCCTGATCGCAGATGGCGTCGAGACCGGCGTATTCAACACACCGGATCCGCATATGGCCGCTACCGCTCTTCTGTCGCTCGGTGTCGACATCGCTCGCTGGTATCACGAGGACGGCTCGTGGTCTCCCGAGGACATCGCCGACTTCTACGCGGACCTCGCGCTGCGCATCGTCGGCGCACGCCGTCCGAGTGGCACCACTTCCCCCTGA